A genomic stretch from Neospora caninum Liverpool complete genome, chromosome III includes:
- a CDS encoding putative rpp14 family domain-containing protein, with the protein MVRQKSRWVLGSVVWADDVDKTRRVCLTPSNLQEALRAAVAECWGALGTAYLASSLRVAHVGQGGEPCPLFVLQVDRAYCQELLAVLKAIRELGDRRCRVCVVHVGGTLRSGRREVEERIKSLFLAQLAQMQEGACSI; encoded by the exons atgGTTCGCCAAAAAAGCCGCTGGGTGCTAGGGTCGGTTGTCTGGGCAGACGACGTCGATAAAACGCGCAGAGTTTGCCTTACCCCCTCCAATCTGCAAGAA GCTCTACGAGCAGCGGTGGCGGAATGCTGGGGCGCTCTCGGAACGGCCTACctggcgtcttcgcttcgcgtCGCTCACGTTGGCCAAGGCGGTGAGCCTTGTCCCCTTTTTGTTCTTCAAGTTGACAGG GCGTATTGCCAAGAACTTCTTGCAGTCCTCAAGGCGATCCGGGAGCTGGGCGACCGGCGCTGCCGCGTCTGTGTCGTGCATGTCGGTGGAACTCTGCGCAGTGGCAGACGAGAGGTCGAAGAGCGTATCaagtctctctttcttgcaCAGCTTGCACAGATGCAGGAGGGCGCATGCTCAATTTGA
- a CDS encoding putative WD domain, G-beta repeat-containing protein, which translates to MDTKDAPQLIEHIYHSVAYTPFVTRWIPQTAKLVILGETPRGTGTLSVCSLEESSLSVVAKNEEQPSGFKSAVTYKSRSGATCLAAGHLDGSMTLWDLEHLREPITRITAHKASVNSIDACGTSSGKSDGQSSSRATIATGSADGCASVWDTRDNSGEILSIEPAEGEEAADCWAVAFGNAESSEDDAVLAAGYDNGDVKLFDMRAARLSWDINLDYGVCHLQFDRKNIVMNKLAISCLEGHLFMADMRTFHPEEGFAKNSQKLSESENVYGRLTLRMSDDSKGTGGYTGAM; encoded by the exons ATGGATACCAAGGACGCGCCGCAGCTCATCGAGCACATTTACCATTCGGTGGCGTACACGCCTTTTGTAACTCGCTGGATTCCGCAAACGGCGAAGCTTGTTATTTTAggggagacaccgagagggacggggacgctctctgtgtgctcCTTGGAAGAGAGTAGTCTATCCGTAGTTGCAAAGAACGAAGAGCAGCCGAGCGGCTTCAAAAGCGCTGTCACGTACAAAAGCCGATCCGGCGCGACGTGCCTCGCCGCAG GACACCTTGATGGCTCGATGACACTATGGGATCTCGAACACCTGCGAGAGCCTATCACCAGAATAACGGCGCACAAGGCCTCAGTGAACTCCATCGATGCCTGCGGCACGTCATCGGGAAAATCAGACGGACAGTCGAGCAGCCGGGCTACGATCGCCACGGGCAGTGCAGATGGCTGCGCCAGTGTATGGGACACTCGCGATAACTCTGGAGAG ATTCTCTCCATAGAACCAGCGGAGGGGGAAGAGGCCGCTGACTGCTGGGCAGTTGCCTTTGGAAATGCTGAAAGCTCGGAGGACGATGCCGTCCTTGCCGCAGGCTACGATAACGGCGATGTCAAGTTGTTCGACATGCGTGCCGCGAGACTTAGTTGGGATATTAACCTTGACTACGGTGTTTGTCATCTCCAATTCGACCGCAAAAATATAGTCATGAACAAGCTTGCAATCTCCTGTCTCGAGGGTCACTTATTCATGGCGGATATGCGCACGTTTCATCCAGAAGAGGGCTTCGCCAAGAATTCACAAAAGCTCTCCGAAAGTGAGAACGTCTACGGACGCCTTACACTGCGAATGTCTGACGATTCGAAAGGCACGGGTGGCTATACCGGTGCCATGTAA